The genomic segment TCGCGCTAATCACGCGCCGCTTCGATCCGGCGGGCGGCGGCACCGAGCGCGATCTGATCGTGACCGCGGAGTGGCTGCGCGCGGGCGGCCATGACGTAACAATCTTCGCCGAGGACGTGCGTGGCGGCAATTCGGAGTGGAAGCTTCGGCGCGTCGGCGGCTTCGCACCGGGCCGCGCGCTCTCGCTCCTGCGTTTTGCTTATGCCGCCGCGCCGGCCGCGCGGCGCGATGGTGCGGAACTACTGCTCAGTTTCGCGCGCGTGATCGGCGCCGACCTGCTGCGCTCAGGCGGCAACGCTCACGTCAGCTACCTGCGCGCCGCGCGCAAATGGCGCAGCGCAATGGCGGTTGCACTGATGCGAATGCGGCCGTATCACCGTGTGCAGATGCTCGTGGAGCGGCGCGGCTTCGCTTCGCCCGCGCTCAGAAAAGTGATCGCAGTATCGAATCTCGTCAAAGACGACATCGTGCGCGAATTCGCCGTCGATCCACAGAAGATCTTGACGCTCTTCAATGGCGTGGACCTTGAGAGGTTCCGCCCTGCAACATCGGATGACGATCGCGCGGCGGTGCGCGCGCAATTCAAGATTCCGGGCGACGT from the Candidatus Binataceae bacterium genome contains:
- a CDS encoding glycosyltransferase family 4 protein; translated protein: MRIALITRRFDPAGGGTERDLIVTAEWLRAGGHDVTIFAEDVRGGNSEWKLRRVGGFAPGRALSLLRFAYAAAPAARRDGAELLLSFARVIGADLLRSGGNAHVSYLRAARKWRSAMAVALMRMRPYHRVQMLVERRGFASPALRKVIAVSNLVKDDIVREFAVDPQKILTLFNGVDLERFRPATSDDDRAAVRAQFKIPGDVPLVIFVGNGFARKGLPFMLEAWPLLKRRAHLLVVGNDRDIAGYRKCASELRIDQQIVFAGAQPNAARLMHAADALALPSLFEPFGNVIVEAMASGLPVMSSVYCGASEVLPASMRPFCLEDPTDAGEIALRLDMLLDAAPTLREEARAAAAEFTWERYGAELNAIVATMR